A genome region from Gloeothece verrucosa PCC 7822 includes the following:
- a CDS encoding transposase family protein, with product MKRRSGDLKVANNRFHLVQAYLSGQTEECQNVSQRTLQRWSKKFREATDKYGCGYVGLLPQRKKQGNRNAKTPPAARELLETFITTHFDTPRQAPAASVYRAYKKACTEQNLIALSHSTFYQRLKKRRAPEQLSKRYGATIAYNQSSWYWELNASTPRHGDRPGAICHLDHTQLDIELRSSTTGRLLGRPWMTLLTDAYSRRILSVYLTFDPPSYRSCMMALRIGVQRTGRFPESLVVDGGKEFHSVYFDSLLARYYCTKKTRPTKKPRFGSVIERLFDTTNTQFVYNLLGNTQASKQPRTLTSDINPKGQAVWTLGDLYTYLQQWEGRTLRYNRTSRSFYHTSTGL from the coding sequence GTGAAGCGGCGCTCCGGAGATCTTAAAGTAGCTAATAATCGTTTTCACTTAGTACAAGCTTATTTATCAGGTCAAACTGAAGAATGTCAGAACGTTTCGCAGCGTACATTACAACGTTGGTCGAAAAAATTTCGAGAAGCAACTGACAAGTACGGCTGTGGATATGTTGGTTTGTTACCACAAAGAAAAAAACAAGGTAATCGGAATGCGAAAACACCTCCAGCAGCACGAGAATTACTGGAAACTTTTATCACAACCCATTTTGACACACCCAGACAGGCTCCGGCAGCGTCAGTTTACCGAGCTTATAAAAAAGCTTGTACTGAGCAAAATTTAATTGCACTCTCCCATAGTACATTTTACCAACGCCTGAAAAAACGTCGCGCCCCTGAGCAACTAAGCAAACGATACGGAGCGACCATAGCTTATAACCAAAGTAGTTGGTATTGGGAGTTAAATGCTTCTACACCACGCCACGGAGACCGGCCAGGAGCGATTTGCCATCTGGACCATACACAGCTAGATATTGAATTACGTTCTTCTACCACAGGGCGACTGTTGGGACGACCTTGGATGACTCTACTGACTGACGCTTACAGCCGTCGTATTCTGTCAGTTTATCTAACTTTTGACCCGCCCTCTTACAGGTCTTGTATGATGGCTTTGCGAATCGGCGTTCAGCGTACAGGGCGCTTTCCTGAGTCATTAGTAGTCGATGGAGGCAAAGAATTCCACAGTGTTTATTTTGATAGCTTACTAGCAAGGTATTACTGTACAAAAAAAACTCGTCCTACCAAGAAACCCCGTTTTGGCAGTGTAATCGAGCGGCTGTTCGATACAACCAATACTCAGTTCGTCTATAACTTGTTAGGGAACACTCAAGCTTCTAAACAACCTAGAACCCTTACGTCAGATATTAATCCAAAAGGGCAAGCCGTTTGGACTTTAGGAGATCTTTACACTTATCTTCAACAATGGGAGGGGCGAACTTTACGATACAACCGAACATCCCGCTCTTTTTACCACACCTCTACTGGCTTATGA
- a CDS encoding Tn7 transposase TnsA N-terminal domain-containing protein, which translates to MNPTEFAHWCQTLCLDSKTIELIERIRTAPPTRRVQGKAGNVSGTYPSQKMGVTIQFESHRVELWAIYQMEHCEEVLEFYDQPEGFKIRYKNAAGRNIGHYHTPDFFVLRTGGAGWEEWKTEAQLIKLSEKYPTRYQKAENGQWYCPPGEAYASQLGLKYYVRSDANLDRIYIQNLMFLEDYLKGSVSINEKITTQVKKLVTENSSITFSSVKNSIKGIRANDLYAMIALEQLYVNLSECPLIDQKSVRLYTDKATYDAVSIIKQVSLPLSKVDREVEPNTVIKWDGRVWRLLNPGQKTITLLPEIGQPIQINRTFWESLLETGQINFITEKESSVTAQEVQTLMSEAALRRS; encoded by the coding sequence TTGAATCCAACAGAATTTGCTCATTGGTGTCAAACCCTCTGTCTCGACTCAAAAACAATCGAGTTGATTGAGCGAATTCGGACTGCTCCTCCCACTCGACGAGTACAAGGAAAGGCTGGCAATGTAAGCGGAACATACCCAAGCCAGAAAATGGGAGTAACAATTCAGTTCGAGAGTCACCGGGTCGAATTATGGGCTATTTACCAAATGGAGCATTGTGAAGAGGTATTAGAATTTTATGACCAACCAGAGGGCTTTAAGATTCGCTATAAAAATGCAGCCGGACGAAACATTGGGCATTATCATACTCCAGACTTTTTCGTACTACGTACTGGAGGTGCGGGATGGGAAGAATGGAAAACCGAAGCTCAACTGATTAAACTGAGCGAAAAATATCCGACTCGTTATCAAAAAGCCGAAAACGGTCAGTGGTACTGCCCACCGGGTGAAGCTTACGCAAGTCAGTTAGGATTAAAATATTATGTCCGCTCGGATGCGAATTTAGACAGAATTTATATTCAAAATTTGATGTTTCTGGAAGACTATTTGAAAGGTAGCGTTTCCATCAACGAGAAAATCACTACACAAGTCAAAAAACTTGTCACGGAAAACTCTTCAATTACTTTTTCGTCCGTTAAAAATAGCATCAAAGGCATTCGAGCTAATGATTTGTATGCAATGATTGCGCTTGAACAATTATATGTAAATTTATCGGAATGTCCTTTAATCGACCAAAAGTCAGTACGCTTATATACAGATAAAGCCACTTACGACGCTGTGTCAATAATTAAACAAGTTTCGCTCCCTCTTTCAAAAGTTGATAGAGAAGTTGAACCTAACACAGTTATTAAATGGGATGGAAGAGTTTGGAGATTATTAAACCCTGGACAAAAAACGATAACTTTATTACCTGAAATTGGACAACCAATACAGATAAATCGGACTTTTTGGGAATCTTTACTTGAAACTGGGCAAATTAATTTTATTACAGAAAAAGAATCATCAGTTACCGCTCAAGAAGTTCAAACTCTGATGAGTGAAGCGGCGCTCCGGAGATCTTAA
- a CDS encoding relaxase/mobilization nuclease domain-containing protein has protein sequence MIGKITKGKAFAPLVKYVLNPDKKARVVATNMCGETPLQLIAELQITEDLNLRVQSPVCHISLSFPVGETVSDETLKEIAGDYLPQMGFDDNPYFVAVHEDTDHFHAHIVTSRIKWSGKCVPDWKDYQQSETILRSLEQKYQLTPVTPSWEVTRAADTTGEIRRQRKQQEQSKSVRRQLQDEIDKITKNRAVSVTELFKKLESAGIEVEVTQTPNGLGISFSLDEVSISGTNLGAAYTWNGLQKHKSVSYDPQGDKQAVEQAIVSRQYRLSNGEGSETETITRNVTGNLNEKTNKSKMSSRENLFTVGEKTANQDDPYADQETELKQFPRETQRTESSFLRAINQRLAELINLVGNVSQTEQRDSVRTNESESENHTLGANQQGNLESTEGVKRVNFREQSRRRGTRTNRVNQGDTEAGTKLDGGTSTEHRTVNLGDESEFERLAELQTAARRSIEELEAEYKERHPDGDGKRQSEHQQPSRRSEQSQPETQPSYQPSQPKTQPSYQPSPPKKSRGFSR, from the coding sequence TTGATTGGCAAAATCACTAAAGGTAAAGCATTTGCTCCCCTAGTTAAGTATGTTCTTAACCCAGACAAGAAGGCGCGAGTTGTGGCGACGAATATGTGTGGGGAAACTCCGCTTCAGTTGATAGCTGAACTGCAAATAACCGAAGATTTAAACTTGAGGGTTCAATCCCCGGTTTGTCATATCAGTCTCAGTTTTCCTGTCGGTGAGACAGTCAGTGATGAAACCCTAAAAGAGATCGCCGGTGACTATTTACCTCAGATGGGATTTGACGATAATCCTTACTTTGTCGCTGTTCATGAAGATACTGACCATTTCCACGCTCATATCGTTACATCAAGAATTAAGTGGTCAGGGAAATGTGTACCAGATTGGAAAGATTACCAGCAAAGTGAAACAATTCTCCGCTCATTAGAACAGAAATACCAGCTTACCCCAGTTACACCGAGTTGGGAAGTCACCAGAGCAGCCGACACAACAGGGGAAATCCGTCGCCAACGTAAACAGCAGGAACAGTCTAAAAGTGTTAGACGGCAACTACAGGATGAAATCGATAAAATAACGAAAAATCGGGCTGTTTCAGTAACTGAATTATTTAAAAAGTTAGAGTCAGCAGGAATTGAAGTCGAAGTCACCCAAACGCCTAACGGATTAGGAATTTCATTTTCCTTAGATGAGGTGAGTATTTCTGGGACTAACTTAGGAGCGGCTTACACTTGGAACGGGTTACAAAAACACAAATCCGTTAGCTATGACCCCCAAGGAGATAAGCAAGCCGTCGAACAAGCAATTGTTAGTCGTCAATACCGATTGTCTAATGGTGAGGGGAGTGAAACAGAAACAATTACCCGTAACGTTACGGGTAACTTAAATGAAAAAACTAACAAGAGTAAGATGTCATCAAGAGAAAATCTCTTTACAGTAGGAGAAAAAACCGCTAATCAGGACGACCCTTATGCCGACCAAGAGACAGAACTCAAACAATTCCCAAGAGAAACTCAACGGACAGAATCCTCCTTCCTCAGAGCAATCAATCAACGACTCGCCGAACTTATTAATCTTGTTGGAAATGTTAGTCAAACAGAGCAACGAGATTCAGTCAGAACAAACGAGTCAGAATCAGAGAATCACACGCTTGGAGCAAACCAACAAGGAAATCTTGAGTCAACTGAGGGAGTTAAACGAGTTAATTTCAGAGAACAATCACGGCGAAGAGGTACAAGAACAAATCGAGTCAATCAAGGAGACACAGAAGCAGGTACTAAACTTGATGGCGGGACAAGCACAGAACACAGAACGGTTAACCTCGGCGATGAGTCAGAGTTTGAAAGACTGGCAGAACTCCAGACAGCAGCAAGACGAAGTATTGAAGAATTGGAGGCAGAATACAAAGAACGACATCCAGACGGGGATGGGAAGCGTCAGTCGGAGCATCAACAACCTAGCCGAAGGAGTGAACAATCTCAACCAGAAACACAACCAAGTTATCAACCATCTCAGCCAAAAACACAACCAAGTTATCAGCCATCTCCACCTAAGAAAAGCAGAGGATTCTCACGTTAA
- a CDS encoding plasmid mobilization protein, translated as MPKRRQSEPSTDSESRKKSKRDVEYKIRLRADERIEWEAKARALRMNLAAFIRRSVNRRRVARVPAVNIETNRQLTRIGDLLTQHITVVQTALSKGQPVNIDLNVLEELAATIKQTRREVLGIDTVESEEDLT; from the coding sequence ATGCCCAAAAGAAGACAATCAGAGCCTTCAACTGATAGTGAAAGCCGAAAAAAAAGCAAACGAGATGTAGAATATAAAATCCGTTTACGTGCGGATGAGCGAATAGAATGGGAAGCGAAAGCTAGAGCCTTAAGGATGAATTTAGCCGCCTTTATTCGTCGGTCAGTTAATCGACGACGAGTAGCTAGAGTACCTGCTGTTAATATAGAAACTAACCGACAATTAACCCGAATTGGAGATTTACTGACTCAACATATTACAGTTGTCCAAACAGCACTAAGTAAAGGACAACCCGTTAATATAGATTTGAACGTTTTGGAGGAATTAGCCGCTACTATCAAACAAACCCGACGAGAGGTACTCGGTATCGATACAGTTGAGAGTGAGGAAGATTTGACTTGA
- a CDS encoding DEAD/DEAH box helicase: MLEQNTISAILQTWLDYIQLEELTNAEVDAGSTDDDPHIWDKDINLLGNHLFLTESLFKELKQEYKDLKEQNKSDDFKIAVAFPQIYQIKDRLRKFRPLFTLDISIIFAGNYQKSGWDLTKFLFQPVLPNLMDLYGLSEDEAENLVIREGLLVFLETTFNHPYKDLQDFLNLIDLPPRPLRSKASPYLLRFDYAPYSYNLKKDLQKICSQPQWDWATPSHPAYEYLFGVPKPPSHEVFFLGAFPTNPPTPSQALALKHALLNPITAVMGPPGNGKTSTSLHKIAQQIVKRAYKLITSGLDESNLTLVTSTNNRAVNNVEERLAADISTERFYLSGGSKNLIDKQVLPKLQAAINWLEQADFDEQDWYFTKNQLLTLANELTEQKKQYDFERQQQQQDEQLLNRLSEEIEELETAISDFSYSSNREEVPNYTSFPANAYEQILPYVEKAIASLPPAESSSIRSAQNVLGRLWNWLRSLYSSLTQSSERHILKRLYKQIEVPIAATLATPFPFQMPLTRESLLSAREMIVFQLNRQRESTQAQLDREESTQQQNSLTTQRDYLLRRVEQLQSRLANYATEDFYDLFYIQFHAQQQQLFTLSWQYLQLEALKRKEEVLTSLKTYMGVLIQDWDARRALAKNWRTIYRDLSLVFPVLISTLHSVRNLIPYPDTGCLDQVIFDEAAMSPQHQAFPVLVRTSSAFIVGDPWQLEPVIPFSQESLKQYAGESFLKRGLTDADYDRYSPTSHCTAYHRAAGASGEQGDIGMGILLKEHYRCVPPIIKYSDRICHYGIDIKTPDKPSALGANLIAYHVQGKFDSQSNVAEIEAIEAIIDHLLKLGYCVNSPNNDSAIGVISPYRHQANALNKKLHSTWDDFSNNSIGTIHTFQGGEKSVIILSTRQSLETDSLWFINRRPNLLNVAVSRAKELFILVGDLERLKEGGYTRMLVEHIEEYGEIRELPQSFPQDTRKRSKASLSRSPKPRISKPS; encoded by the coding sequence ATGTTAGAACAAAACACAATTTCAGCTATCCTTCAAACTTGGTTGGATTACATTCAGCTAGAAGAGTTAACCAATGCCGAAGTTGATGCCGGTTCTACTGACGACGACCCCCATATCTGGGACAAAGATATTAACCTATTAGGAAATCATCTCTTCCTGACGGAATCTCTTTTCAAAGAACTTAAGCAAGAATACAAAGACTTAAAGGAACAGAACAAATCCGACGACTTCAAAATTGCCGTCGCTTTCCCACAGATTTATCAAATTAAAGATAGACTTCGCAAATTTCGTCCCCTATTCACCCTTGATATCTCAATTATTTTTGCAGGGAACTATCAGAAAAGCGGATGGGATTTAACCAAATTCCTTTTTCAACCCGTGTTACCAAATTTGATGGATTTGTACGGACTTTCCGAAGATGAAGCCGAAAACTTAGTCATACGGGAAGGACTGCTAGTCTTTTTAGAAACAACCTTTAACCATCCCTACAAGGACTTACAAGACTTTCTCAACTTAATTGACTTACCCCCCCGCCCTCTGCGTTCTAAAGCTTCGCCCTATTTACTACGCTTCGATTATGCTCCTTATAGTTATAATCTCAAAAAAGATTTACAAAAAATCTGCTCTCAACCTCAATGGGATTGGGCAACCCCATCTCATCCGGCTTATGAATATCTCTTTGGTGTCCCTAAACCCCCGTCTCATGAAGTGTTCTTTTTAGGGGCATTTCCTACCAACCCCCCAACTCCCTCACAAGCATTAGCCCTTAAACACGCCCTATTAAATCCCATTACCGCCGTTATGGGTCCCCCAGGTAATGGCAAAACTAGCACTTCATTACATAAAATCGCTCAACAAATCGTCAAACGAGCTTATAAGTTAATCACATCAGGACTTGATGAAAGCAATTTAACTCTCGTAACCAGTACCAATAACCGAGCCGTCAATAATGTGGAAGAACGATTAGCGGCTGACATCTCAACCGAGCGATTTTACTTATCAGGAGGGTCGAAAAATTTAATTGACAAGCAAGTTTTACCCAAACTCCAAGCCGCCATTAATTGGTTAGAGCAAGCTGACTTTGATGAACAAGACTGGTATTTTACGAAAAATCAACTTTTAACTCTCGCCAACGAATTAACCGAACAAAAAAAGCAATACGACTTTGAGCGGCAACAACAGCAACAAGACGAACAACTTCTGAATAGATTATCCGAGGAAATCGAAGAACTTGAGACAGCTATATCCGACTTTTCTTACTCTTCTAACAGAGAAGAAGTCCCGAATTACACTTCTTTTCCCGCCAACGCTTACGAGCAAATTCTCCCCTATGTGGAAAAGGCGATAGCCTCCCTGCCTCCTGCGGAGTCTTCATCTATTAGAAGTGCCCAAAACGTTTTAGGAAGACTTTGGAACTGGTTACGTTCCCTTTATAGCTCACTTACCCAAAGTAGTGAACGACATATTCTCAAGCGATTATACAAACAGATAGAAGTTCCGATTGCCGCTACATTAGCCACCCCTTTCCCCTTTCAAATGCCTTTAACGAGAGAATCGCTTCTGTCAGCCAGGGAGATGATAGTATTTCAATTAAACCGTCAGAGGGAATCTACTCAAGCTCAACTCGATAGAGAAGAATCTACTCAACAGCAGAACTCCCTCACTACTCAACGAGACTACCTTTTAAGGCGTGTTGAGCAACTCCAAAGCCGATTAGCTAATTATGCCACAGAAGACTTTTACGACCTCTTCTACATCCAATTCCATGCCCAACAACAACAATTATTTACCTTATCTTGGCAGTATCTCCAACTTGAAGCCCTAAAACGAAAAGAAGAGGTTCTGACCTCCCTCAAGACTTACATGGGGGTTCTGATTCAAGATTGGGATGCGCGACGGGCACTCGCAAAAAATTGGCGGACAATTTACCGTGACCTCAGTTTAGTGTTTCCCGTTCTCATTAGTACCCTACATTCCGTCCGTAACCTCATCCCTTACCCCGATACGGGTTGTCTTGACCAAGTTATATTCGATGAAGCGGCTATGTCGCCTCAGCATCAGGCATTTCCGGTCTTAGTCCGTACTTCGTCTGCGTTTATTGTTGGCGACCCTTGGCAACTTGAACCGGTTATTCCCTTTAGCCAGGAGTCTTTAAAACAGTATGCTGGTGAATCGTTTTTAAAACGAGGCTTAACGGATGCTGACTATGACCGTTACAGTCCTACCTCGCATTGTACCGCCTATCATCGGGCAGCCGGAGCATCTGGAGAACAGGGGGATATCGGAATGGGAATTTTGCTCAAAGAACATTATCGCTGTGTTCCACCAATTATCAAGTACAGTGACCGCATCTGTCACTACGGAATCGACATCAAAACTCCTGATAAGCCCTCGGCTTTGGGTGCTAATCTAATTGCTTATCATGTACAAGGAAAATTTGATTCCCAGAGCAATGTAGCAGAAATTGAAGCGATTGAAGCCATTATTGACCATTTACTGAAACTGGGTTACTGTGTCAATTCGCCTAACAATGACAGTGCTATCGGTGTAATTTCTCCCTATCGTCATCAAGCTAATGCACTGAATAAAAAGCTACATTCAACCTGGGATGATTTTTCAAATAACAGTATTGGGACAATTCATACCTTCCAAGGTGGTGAAAAATCAGTCATTATTCTTTCCACTCGCCAATCTCTTGAGACAGACAGTCTTTGGTTTATTAACCGTCGCCCCAATCTACTAAATGTAGCTGTCAGTCGTGCTAAGGAATTGTTTATTTTAGTGGGCGATTTGGAACGGCTAAAGGAAGGGGGTTACACTCGGATGTTAGTTGAACATATTGAAGAATATGGCGAGATTAGGGAATTGCCCCAGAGCTTTCCTCAAGACACCCGCAAAAGAAGCAAAGCATCTCTTTCTCGCTCTCCCAAACCCCGAATAAGCAAGCCATCGTGA
- a CDS encoding HepT-like ribonuclease domain-containing protein gives MRDDSERLRDILEAIGRLEKYTNQGKTAFEEQELIQTWVIYHLQIIGEASRATSQEFKAKYPEIPWREAGDLRNLVIHEYFRINLAFIWDIVENDIPSLKQQIEAILREIESNNNK, from the coding sequence ATGAGAGACGATAGCGAACGGTTACGAGATATTTTAGAAGCGATTGGGCGTTTAGAAAAATATACAAATCAAGGAAAAACCGCCTTTGAAGAACAGGAATTAATCCAAACTTGGGTGATTTATCATTTACAAATTATTGGTGAGGCATCAAGGGCAACATCTCAAGAATTTAAAGCAAAATACCCTGAAATTCCTTGGCGAGAAGCGGGGGATTTAAGAAATCTGGTTATTCATGAATATTTCCGTATTAATTTAGCATTCATTTGGGATATTGTTGAGAATGATATTCCTTCCCTCAAACAACAAATTGAAGCTATTTTAAGAGAAATAGAGTCAAACAACAATAAGTGA
- a CDS encoding nucleotidyltransferase family protein: MEIDNLLREKREQIIAIAEKHGALNVRIFGSVARGEADEKSDLDLLVDYCRERRSSWFPLRLIRELEELLGCKVDITTEQGLKERIKERVLKEAIPL; this comes from the coding sequence ATGGAAATTGATAACTTACTCCGAGAAAAACGAGAACAAATTATTGCTATTGCTGAAAAACATGGCGCTCTTAATGTGCGAATTTTTGGGTCGGTCGCCAGGGGAGAAGCCGACGAAAAAAGTGACCTTGATTTATTAGTTGACTATTGCCGTGAACGTCGAAGCTCATGGTTTCCTTTGCGGTTAATTCGAGAATTGGAAGAGCTTTTAGGTTGTAAAGTCGATATAACTACTGAACAGGGACTCAAGGAACGAATTAAAGAGCGTGTGTTAAAAGAGGCTATTCCCCTATGA
- a CDS encoding ParB/RepB/Spo0J family partition protein, with the protein MARRKNNQPLKSEITAPWAESLAPTTSTPDSTIPITEIHLNKQQPRRYFDPQALEELIKSISQHGILQPLLVRPLEDGGYELVAGERRYRAATEVGLTEVPVVIRELSNEQALQLALIENLQREDLNPVEETEGILQLLSLRLNITFEEAPSVLYRLQNEAKGKVTRNEEDSELEEQIVAVFDSIGIMNWESFVRNRLPLLNLPEDIKTALREGLIAYTKAVAIARIKDEATRRQILTEAIEKKLSLSEIKERILFQSSQQESPSNSDSLPQRLKSAYQLLKKSRIWDKPEKREQLEQLLAQLEVLAKDDELSEKSEEESSVVKES; encoded by the coding sequence ATGGCTCGTCGCAAGAATAACCAACCTCTAAAAAGTGAAATAACCGCGCCTTGGGCTGAATCTTTAGCTCCAACGACCTCAACCCCAGACTCAACAATTCCCATCACAGAAATTCATCTCAACAAACAGCAACCACGCCGTTACTTTGACCCCCAAGCTTTAGAAGAATTAATTAAATCTATTTCTCAGCATGGAATTCTTCAACCCTTGCTGGTTCGTCCTTTAGAAGATGGCGGTTATGAATTAGTCGCTGGAGAACGACGCTATCGTGCTGCCACTGAAGTCGGATTGACGGAAGTCCCCGTAGTGATTCGAGAGTTGAGCAATGAGCAAGCGCTTCAACTTGCCCTAATCGAAAACTTACAACGGGAAGACCTCAACCCAGTCGAAGAAACCGAAGGCATTCTACAACTTCTCTCTCTCCGTTTAAACATTACCTTTGAAGAAGCCCCTTCTGTTCTGTATCGTCTCCAAAACGAAGCTAAAGGTAAAGTTACCCGTAACGAAGAAGATAGCGAATTAGAGGAGCAGATTGTAGCCGTGTTTGACTCCATCGGAATTATGAACTGGGAGTCTTTCGTTAGAAATCGTCTCCCCTTGCTCAACCTCCCTGAAGACATCAAAACCGCCCTCAGAGAAGGCTTAATTGCCTATACTAAAGCCGTTGCTATCGCCCGAATTAAAGACGAAGCTACCCGTCGTCAAATCCTCACTGAAGCGATTGAAAAAAAACTTTCTCTGAGCGAAATTAAGGAACGAATTCTCTTTCAAAGTTCTCAACAAGAGTCTCCCTCAAACTCTGACTCTTTACCGCAGCGCCTGAAGTCCGCGTACCAACTCCTCAAAAAATCCCGCATTTGGGACAAACCTGAAAAGCGCGAACAATTAGAACAGTTGTTAGCTCAATTAGAAGTGTTGGCCAAAGACGATGAATTAAGTGAAAAGTCAGAAGAAGAATCCTCTGTTGTTAAGGAAAGCTAA
- a CDS encoding ParA family protein, whose protein sequence is MTEPPTRIIALFNQAGGVAKSTLTQNLGYHLAVKQHRVLLIDMDPQASLTKFMGLMPNQLDKTIADAIIDEQPLPIHSNIHNMDLVPANRILSGAEMQLVNAEMRDLRLKEAVEPVLDDYNFILIDCPPSLGLLSYISLVAATHVLVPLETHLKAFEGTNELLQTVTRVKNKANRKLQIAGFVPTRYDSRNSADTRTLAAISTQLASWGQIFPPVPRSTAFVDATEERAPLAVYAPKHPVVPVLESLAEAMEAL, encoded by the coding sequence ATGACTGAACCGCCCACCCGCATCATCGCCCTATTCAACCAAGCCGGGGGAGTTGCAAAATCGACCCTCACTCAAAATCTCGGCTACCACCTAGCCGTTAAGCAACACCGTGTCCTCCTCATCGACATGGACCCGCAAGCCTCCTTAACAAAATTTATGGGCTTGATGCCCAACCAACTCGATAAAACGATTGCTGATGCCATCATTGATGAGCAGCCCCTCCCTATTCACTCAAACATTCATAATATGGACTTAGTTCCCGCTAACCGCATTCTCTCTGGGGCGGAAATGCAGTTAGTCAATGCCGAAATGCGAGACTTGCGACTAAAAGAAGCGGTAGAACCAGTCCTCGACGATTACAACTTCATTCTTATTGACTGTCCTCCCAGTTTAGGACTACTTTCCTATATCAGTTTAGTAGCCGCTACTCACGTCCTTGTCCCCCTCGAAACCCATCTCAAAGCCTTTGAAGGGACAAACGAACTTCTCCAAACCGTCACCAGAGTCAAAAACAAAGCTAACCGTAAATTACAAATAGCAGGATTTGTTCCTACCCGATACGACAGTCGTAACTCCGCCGATACCCGCACCCTAGCCGCTATTTCTACTCAACTGGCCAGTTGGGGACAAATTTTTCCCCCCGTTCCCCGTTCTACTGCCTTTGTGGATGCAACCGAAGAACGCGCCCCCTTAGCCGTGTACGCCCCGAAACATCCTGTCGTCCCTGTCCTAGAATCCTTAGCGGAAGCAATGGAGGCACTATAA